Below is a genomic region from Paludicola sp. MB14-C6.
GGAAGTGAATTGACGTTTAAGTGGTTTTGTAACAAGTCAGAAAATTAAATTTTAATTGAAATTATCTTCTTAATTTAGCTTGTGCTTTTTCGTGAAACTTATCTCTGTTTAAAATGAATCGCTCATGCGTACCTTCACCGATTAAGCCAGTCTCATCATAAGCTCTAATTTCAAAATTTACTTTTCTTCCTTCTACTGCAACAATCTTTGCTACTGCCTTAACTTTCATTCCCTTAGGAGTAGCAGCAACATGAGATGAAGAAATGCAAGTACCAACAGAAGTCATATCCTTATCTATAAATTGTTGTAAACATTTTGCACTAACCTCTTCCATAAGTGCAATCATCATTGGAGTTGCGTATACTGCAACATCACCACTTCCAACGTTACAAGCTAAATGACAATCGTTTACTTCAATTTCCTTTTCAAATACTTCCCCAATTTTAATCTCTTTCATTTAATTTTACCTCTCTTTATTTGTTAATTCTAGTAAACCTGCATTTATGCAGGCTGTATAGCTTAAATTCTTTACACCCTTCGTTTGAAACACAATCGTAATAATATCATCATTTTGAGATTCAACAATTCCTTTTCCAAAAGTAGAGTGCATTACCATTTTCCCTATGATATTCGGTGCTTCAATCTTTAAGATAGATTTCTTCTTTTGATCTTTTTTTGTATGCAGCGGTACACCATTTACAAAGCGTTCTATAAATCTAGATGGATATGCTACCACATCATTTAGAAAATGAGAACGATAGAATATCAATTTTTTCTTGGCTCTTGTTACACCAACATAAAATAATCTGGTTTCATTTTCAATTTCGTCTAATTGGCCATTTACTTGATTAACAACAGCATCGCTTGATGGAATAATATCCTTTATCATATCAAGCATAATGACTGTATCAAATTCTAATCCTTTACTAGAATGAAGTGTAGTCAAAGTAATGTTAGCTTTTGAATCTATATTTATTTGGTCGTTAATTTGTATTTGTAAATCATTCAATTTATCTACATAGCTTTCAATTGTATCAATATCTTCAGCCAAATGAATTGCAGTACTGATTTTTTGATATGCATTTGTCTTTGTAAATCCATCGTTTAACCGATTTTCAATATAATTCTCATAGCCTAATGCATCCATAATGAATGCAATTGCTTTTTTAGGAGGCATTTTATATAATCGTTGAAAAGCTGAATGATAATACTTCATTTGATTACGTCTACCATCAGAAATAGCTTGAATGCTTGCTACACATAAAAATACGCTGTCAAAATCACATAACTTTCTCTCAACATGTTCATATATGCCTTTAGACAATCCTAATTTATAGTATATCTGTTTAAAGGCTTTTAAATCGCACCCATTGCGAGCCAATAACATATATGATATGATATCACGCACTACAAATGAAGAAAAATATGTCAGTTTATGTTCCTTAATATAAAAATGAATATCATTTCTATAGAATAAATCAATTAACGGTATAGCTGATTCATTATTTCGATAGACCACTGCAAGCGTTTTATTTTGAGAATATTCATGAATATACTGAATTATTTTTTTATATTGGTCAGCATAATCTCGTAGGTTAACTACTTGAATGGATGCATGATTGCTATTATTGCAGAACATTTCTTTTTGATAACGTTGTTGATTTTGCTTTATAAAATCGTTTGCATGTGAAACGATATCAAAGTTAGAACGAAAATTTTGCTCCATTTTAATAATAGATGAGTTTTGATATAATTTATCAAAATCAAGCAATGCTTTTGGAAATGCTCCTCTAAACGAGTATATACTTTGGTCTTCGTCCCCCACCATGAAAATCATACTGTTTTTTGCAAGCATTTGAATAATTTTATGCTGGATTAAAGAAGTATCTTGTGCTTCGTCGACGTTAATGTACTGATAATGAAATTGAAAAACATTTAAAATATCAGGAAAGCGAATAAATATTTCATATGTAAGGGTTAGCATATCATCATAATCAATTAGCTTATTTTGCTTTTTATATTGTTCATATTCAATATATATTTTTTGAAAGGATCGTATTTCATTTTCATGATCTGTTAATTGTTCCATTGTGAGCATCATATTCTTACTATAACTAATCAAACGATCTAACGTTTCAAGCAAATCATCGGTAAGATATTCTTCATTAAAATGCATATATAATTCTCTTAGTAATCTTGTTTTCAAGCCATTATTATCACTATCCGTTATTAGCTTTGGCATTGGTCTATTCTTTGCTTGAGAATAATATCTTAACACAGATAAACAAAAACTATGTATAGTTTTAAAGCTTGGAGACTGTAACGCTAAGGTTGAAAATAAATATTCAAACCTGCGTTTCATATCTTTTGCTGTCTCTCTACTATAAGTGAGCGTTAATATTTGCTTATTATTTATTTGATAGTTTACCATCAAATTTGCAATTCTGCTAACCAATACAGTCGTTTTTCCTGATCCAGGAACAGCCAACAAAAGGGTGTTTTTATCGAGACATAAAACACCCTTTTGTTGCTGCTCATTCAATATGATATTATGTTTCTTTTGTAAAAACTCAATGATATTCATATTGTTAATCCTGTTTTTGCTTTCGAATGATTGATCCTGTTTTAACAGTTTGATCACATTTAATTTTAACTTTCATCAATGGATGACAAGCTGCTTCCATTGGCTCACCTTTATCATCATATAGTTCTTCAATTTTAAAATCAAAAGGTTTATCTCCCGGCTGTAATACTTCAGTTTGGTCATTTAGCCAAAACTTATTTTTTTGTGTACAGTATAAATACCCATCCTTTGATTCATCAACAATAGCAATTACATCATAATCACGAGTATATCCACCATTTTCATAATACTGAGTTGGTGTATCATAATAAAATCCGGTTGAATATTTTCTATGGCTTACTTTTTGAACTTCTTCTATTAACCAATCTTGTATTTTAAAATTTTCTGGATCATTCATATATTGATCAACTGCGATTTTATATGCATTTGTAATAACTGAAACATAATAAGATGATTTTGCTCGACCTTCAATTTTCAAGCTTGTTACACCTGCTTTGATTAAATCATCAATATGTTGAATCATACATAAATCTTTTGCATTTAAAATGTGAGATCCTTTTTCATCCTCGAAAATAGGATAATATTCATTCGGACGTTTTTCTTCTACTAAATAATATCCCCAACGGCAAGGTTGCGCACATTCACCACGATTCGCATCACGATTTGTCAAATAATTTGAGATAAGGCAACGACCTGAAAACGACATGCACATTGCACCATGTACAAACACTTCAATATCACAATCATCGGGAAGATGTCTGCGTATTTCAGCTATCTCTTGCATAGAAAGCTCTCGTGCTAATACAACGCGTTTTGCACCCATTTCATAAAAGCTTAAAGCTGTTTGATAATTAACGATGCCTGCTTGAGTTGAAATATGAATTTCC
It encodes:
- a CDS encoding thioesterase family protein, which encodes MKEIKIGEVFEKEIEVNDCHLACNVGSGDVAVYATPMMIALMEEVSAKCLQQFIDKDMTSVGTCISSSHVAATPKGMKVKAVAKIVAVEGRKVNFEIRAYDETGLIGEGTHERFILNRDKFHEKAQAKLRR
- a CDS encoding peptidase U32 family protein, producing the protein MANIKRPEVLAPVGDFERLIAAVQFGADAVFLAGKEFGMRASQTNFDNEQLEQAVKYAHENNVKVYVTVNTLPRNDEIDVLPTYLEFLQSINVDAVIASDIGVLSLIKKHTPDMEIHISTQAGIVNYQTALSFYEMGAKRVVLARELSMQEIAEIRRHLPDDCDIEVFVHGAMCMSFSGRCLISNYLTNRDANRGECAQPCRWGYYLVEEKRPNEYYPIFEDEKGSHILNAKDLCMIQHIDDLIKAGVTSLKIEGRAKSSYYVSVITNAYKIAVDQYMNDPENFKIQDWLIEEVQKVSHRKYSTGFYYDTPTQYYENGGYTRDYDVIAIVDESKDGYLYCTQKNKFWLNDQTEVLQPGDKPFDFKIEELYDDKGEPMEAACHPLMKVKIKCDQTVKTGSIIRKQKQD
- a CDS encoding ATP-dependent helicase; translated protein: MNIIEFLQKKHNIILNEQQQKGVLCLDKNTLLLAVPGSGKTTVLVSRIANLMVNYQINNKQILTLTYSRETAKDMKRRFEYLFSTLALQSPSFKTIHSFCLSVLRYYSQAKNRPMPKLITDSDNNGLKTRLLRELYMHFNEEYLTDDLLETLDRLISYSKNMMLTMEQLTDHENEIRSFQKIYIEYEQYKKQNKLIDYDDMLTLTYEIFIRFPDILNVFQFHYQYINVDEAQDTSLIQHKIIQMLAKNSMIFMVGDEDQSIYSFRGAFPKALLDFDKLYQNSSIIKMEQNFRSNFDIVSHANDFIKQNQQRYQKEMFCNNSNHASIQVVNLRDYADQYKKIIQYIHEYSQNKTLAVVYRNNESAIPLIDLFYRNDIHFYIKEHKLTYFSSFVVRDIISYMLLARNGCDLKAFKQIYYKLGLSKGIYEHVERKLCDFDSVFLCVASIQAISDGRRNQMKYYHSAFQRLYKMPPKKAIAFIMDALGYENYIENRLNDGFTKTNAYQKISTAIHLAEDIDTIESYVDKLNDLQIQINDQINIDSKANITLTTLHSSKGLEFDTVIMLDMIKDIIPSSDAVVNQVNGQLDEIENETRLFYVGVTRAKKKLIFYRSHFLNDVVAYPSRFIERFVNGVPLHTKKDQKKKSILKIEAPNIIGKMVMHSTFGKGIVESQNDDIITIVFQTKGVKNLSYTACINAGLLELTNKER